One genomic window of Indioceanicola profundi includes the following:
- the dprA gene encoding DNA-processing protein DprA gives MQSTRRLLTPQERLDWLRLTRSENVGPVTFHRLLERFGTATAALAALPDLARRGGRANPLRIPSKAEAERELTGLERMGGRMVASCEPDYPRALAAIDDAPPVLSLLGHPQLLKRPAVAIVGARNASIAGRNMAQKLGRELAAAGFLVVSGMARGIDTSAHQGALSDGTAAVVAGGADIVYPAENAGLHAELRHRGVIIAESALGTEPQARHFPRRNRLISGLSLGVLVVEAALKSGSLITARMANDQGREVLAIPGSPADPRAQGCNRLIKDGATLVESAEDVVEVLKRLTGQPFGERDRDLFSIAAMPSPAPVHGEADLEEARTLIAASLSPTPVLIDEVVRGCQLSAGVVRTVLLELELAGRVQIHPGGRVSLI, from the coding sequence ATGCAATCGACCCGCCGCCTTTTGACCCCGCAGGAACGTCTCGACTGGCTCCGCCTCACCAGATCGGAGAATGTGGGACCTGTCACCTTCCACCGGCTGCTGGAGCGGTTCGGCACGGCCACCGCTGCGCTGGCCGCCCTGCCCGACCTGGCACGCCGCGGCGGCCGGGCGAATCCCCTGCGCATCCCGTCCAAGGCGGAGGCGGAGCGGGAGCTGACGGGGCTGGAACGGATGGGCGGCCGCATGGTCGCCTCCTGCGAGCCGGACTATCCGCGGGCCCTGGCCGCCATCGACGATGCGCCGCCGGTGCTCTCGCTGCTGGGCCATCCGCAACTGCTGAAGCGGCCGGCGGTGGCCATCGTGGGTGCGCGAAACGCCAGCATCGCCGGCCGCAACATGGCGCAGAAGCTGGGACGGGAGCTGGCCGCGGCCGGATTCCTGGTCGTTTCCGGCATGGCGCGCGGCATCGACACCTCCGCCCACCAGGGCGCGCTGTCCGACGGCACCGCCGCGGTGGTGGCCGGCGGGGCGGATATTGTCTACCCGGCGGAGAATGCCGGTCTGCATGCGGAGCTGCGGCACCGCGGCGTGATCATTGCCGAGTCGGCCCTGGGAACGGAGCCGCAGGCCCGCCACTTCCCCCGCCGCAACCGCCTGATCTCCGGCCTGTCGCTGGGCGTGCTGGTGGTGGAGGCGGCGCTGAAGTCGGGAAGCCTGATCACCGCCCGCATGGCGAACGACCAGGGCCGTGAGGTGCTGGCCATACCGGGCTCCCCAGCCGATCCGCGGGCGCAGGGCTGCAACCGCCTGATCAAGGACGGCGCGACGCTGGTGGAAAGCGCCGAGGACGTGGTCGAGGTGCTGAAACGCCTGACCGGCCAGCCTTTCGGTGAGCGGGACCGCGACCTGTTCAGCATCGCAGCCATGCCGTCCCCCGCCCCCGTCCACGGCGAAGCCGACCTGGAGGAAGCCCGTACCCTGATCGCGGCCAGCCTGTCGCCCACCCCTGTTCTAATTGACGAAGTGGTCCGGGGCTGCCAATTGTCTGCCGGAGTGGTCCGGACCGTCCTGCTGGAGTTAGAGCTGGCCGGCCGAGTCCAGATCCACCCGGGCGGACGGGTCAGCCTGATCTGA
- the topA gene encoding type I DNA topoisomerase yields MPGSSVVIVESPAKAKTINKYLGSDYTVLASYGHVRDLPPKDGSVRPEEDFAMDWELGERSKRHVDEISRAVKSADRVYLATDPDREGEAIAWHVKELLAQKRLLGKVDCKRVTFNEITKSAVQYAIAHPRDVNQELVDAYLARRALDYLVGFTLSPVLWRKLPGSRSAGRVQSVALRLVCERESEIEDFRPQEYWTIEAEFKTFDGQTFTARLTQLDGKRLEKFSLGDKGAAEAALARIRPMTFRVGRVERKEVRRNPYAPFTTSTLQQEASRKLGFGATKTMRTAQKLYEGVDIGGETVGIITYMRTDGVTLSAEAIDGARRMIGQSYGDNYVPEKPRIYKVAAKNAQEAHEAIRPTDLFRRPEQLSRYLDKDELRLYELIWKRTMASQMASAILDQVTVDIASKGAEAVFRATGSVVRFDGFLKVYQEDRDDDQEDEENRRLPNMKDGDDLTRGKLDANQHFTQPPPRYTEASLVKKMEELGIGRPSTYASILQVLQDRNYVRLEKRRFVPEDRGRLVTTFLESFFRRYVEYGFTAALEEKLDDISGGRIDWKQVLREFWMSFSTAVDGTKDLTITQVLDALDEALGPHFFPKKVGENGEEIDTRVCPTCGTGRLSLKLGRSGGFIGCSNYPDCRYTRPLSVGDEGDGGDRNLGQDPETGLPVWVKNGRFGAYVQLGEAEGKDGEKPKRASLPKGMNPADIDLDAALGLLSLPRLVGPHPETGEEILAGIGRFGPYLKHGSAYKNLGADDDVLTIGLNRAVHLLAEAPAKKAVAGRELGTHPKDGKPIKVGSGRFGPYVQHNKLFASIPKSMNADEVTLEQALELLAAKAAKDGTKKGATAKADDEEKPAAKKAAAPKRAATAKKAAAPKAAGTAKKAPAARKKASA; encoded by the coding sequence TTGCCTGGCAGCAGCGTCGTCATCGTCGAGTCCCCGGCGAAGGCCAAGACCATCAACAAGTATCTGGGCTCCGACTACACGGTCCTGGCCAGCTACGGCCATGTCCGCGACCTCCCGCCCAAGGACGGCTCCGTCCGTCCGGAGGAGGATTTCGCCATGGACTGGGAGCTTGGGGAACGCTCCAAGCGCCATGTCGATGAGATCAGCCGGGCCGTGAAGTCCGCCGACCGCGTCTATCTCGCCACCGACCCGGATCGCGAGGGGGAGGCGATCGCCTGGCACGTCAAGGAGCTGCTGGCCCAGAAACGCCTGCTGGGCAAGGTCGACTGCAAGCGCGTCACCTTCAACGAGATCACCAAATCCGCCGTCCAGTACGCCATCGCCCATCCGCGCGACGTGAACCAGGAGCTGGTGGACGCCTATCTGGCCCGCCGCGCGCTGGATTATCTGGTGGGCTTCACCCTGTCGCCGGTGCTGTGGCGCAAGCTTCCGGGCTCCCGCTCGGCCGGCCGCGTCCAGTCGGTGGCGCTGCGGCTGGTCTGTGAGCGCGAGTCGGAGATCGAGGATTTCCGTCCGCAGGAATACTGGACCATTGAGGCGGAGTTCAAAACCTTCGACGGCCAGACCTTCACCGCCCGGCTGACCCAGTTGGACGGCAAGCGGCTGGAGAAGTTCTCGCTTGGCGACAAGGGCGCCGCGGAGGCTGCCCTGGCCCGCATCCGCCCCATGACCTTCCGGGTCGGCCGGGTGGAGCGCAAGGAGGTACGGCGCAACCCCTACGCCCCCTTCACCACCTCGACCCTCCAGCAGGAGGCCAGCCGCAAGCTGGGCTTCGGCGCCACCAAGACCATGCGCACGGCCCAGAAGCTGTATGAGGGCGTGGATATCGGCGGCGAGACGGTCGGCATCATCACCTATATGCGTACCGACGGCGTGACGCTGAGCGCCGAGGCCATCGACGGCGCCCGCCGCATGATCGGCCAGAGCTACGGCGACAACTATGTCCCGGAGAAGCCGCGCATCTACAAGGTGGCCGCCAAGAACGCCCAGGAGGCGCACGAGGCTATCCGCCCGACGGACCTGTTCCGCCGGCCGGAGCAGCTTTCCCGCTACCTGGACAAGGATGAGCTGCGCCTCTACGAGCTGATCTGGAAGCGCACCATGGCGTCGCAGATGGCGAGCGCCATCCTGGACCAGGTCACCGTCGACATCGCCTCCAAGGGAGCGGAGGCCGTGTTCCGCGCCACCGGCTCCGTCGTCCGCTTCGACGGCTTCCTGAAGGTCTATCAGGAGGACCGCGACGACGATCAGGAGGATGAGGAGAACCGCCGCCTTCCCAACATGAAGGACGGCGACGACCTCACCCGCGGCAAACTGGACGCCAACCAGCACTTCACCCAACCCCCGCCCCGCTATACCGAGGCGAGCCTCGTGAAGAAGATGGAGGAGCTCGGCATCGGCCGCCCCTCCACCTACGCCTCCATCCTGCAGGTGCTGCAGGACCGAAACTATGTGCGGCTGGAGAAGCGGCGCTTCGTTCCGGAGGATCGCGGCCGGCTGGTCACCACCTTCCTGGAGAGCTTCTTCCGCCGCTATGTGGAGTACGGCTTCACCGCTGCGCTCGAGGAGAAGCTGGACGACATCTCCGGCGGGCGGATCGACTGGAAGCAGGTCCTGCGCGAGTTCTGGATGAGCTTCTCCACCGCGGTGGACGGCACCAAGGACCTGACCATCACCCAGGTGCTGGACGCGCTGGACGAGGCGCTGGGGCCCCACTTCTTCCCCAAGAAGGTCGGGGAGAACGGGGAGGAGATCGATACCCGCGTCTGCCCGACCTGCGGCACCGGCCGGCTGTCGCTGAAGCTGGGCCGCAGCGGCGGCTTCATCGGCTGCTCCAACTATCCGGACTGCCGCTACACCCGCCCGCTGTCGGTCGGGGACGAGGGGGATGGCGGCGACCGGAACCTGGGCCAGGACCCGGAAACCGGCCTGCCGGTCTGGGTCAAGAACGGCCGCTTCGGCGCCTATGTCCAGCTCGGCGAGGCGGAGGGCAAGGACGGGGAGAAGCCGAAGCGCGCCTCCCTGCCCAAGGGCATGAACCCGGCCGACATCGACCTGGACGCCGCTCTCGGCCTGCTCTCCCTGCCGCGCCTTGTCGGCCCGCATCCGGAGACGGGGGAGGAGATCCTGGCCGGCATCGGCCGCTTCGGCCCCTATCTGAAGCACGGTTCCGCCTACAAGAACCTTGGCGCCGACGACGACGTTCTGACCATCGGGCTGAACCGGGCCGTGCATCTGCTGGCGGAAGCCCCGGCCAAGAAGGCGGTGGCCGGGCGCGAACTCGGCACGCATCCCAAGGACGGCAAGCCGATCAAGGTGGGCTCCGGCCGCTTCGGCCCCTATGTCCAGCACAACAAGCTGTTCGCCAGCATCCCGAAATCCATGAATGCGGACGAGGTGACGCTGGAACAGGCGCTTGAGCTGCTGGCCGCCAAGGCTGCCAAGGACGGGACCAAGAAGGGCGCCACAGCCAAGGCGGACGATGAGGAGAAGCCGGCCGCCAAGAAGGCCGCCGCTCCGAAGCGGGCCGCAACGGCCAAAAAAGCCGCCGCGCCCAAGGCTGCCGGCACGGCAAAGAAGGCGCCGGCGGCAAGGAAGAAGGCCAGCGCCTGA
- a CDS encoding type II toxin-antitoxin system ParD family antitoxin — MSSVEKLSIALTPEIASAVREAVDTGDYASSSEVIRDALRQWKARRDLHGHTVEELRALWDEGAASGSSIDSEAVMARLRAKYQALADKGQGR, encoded by the coding sequence ATGTCCTCCGTTGAAAAGCTCAGCATCGCCCTCACGCCGGAGATCGCATCCGCCGTGCGCGAGGCGGTCGATACCGGCGACTATGCCTCCTCCAGCGAGGTGATCCGCGATGCGCTCCGCCAGTGGAAGGCGCGGCGGGATCTGCACGGCCATACGGTCGAGGAATTGCGGGCGCTCTGGGACGAAGGTGCCGCCAGCGGCTCCTCCATCGACTCCGAAGCGGTGATGGCGCGGCTGAGGGCGAAGTATCAGGCCTTGGCCGATAAGGGGCAGGGCCGCTGA
- a CDS encoding type II toxin-antitoxin system RelE/ParE family toxin: MRWRLSPKAAEDLEALGDFIAKDDPVAAIRFIDRIHERLQAPTAVPESGARRDDIRPGLRMILVGRYLILYRVAEMVEVIRIVHGHRRITSDDA; encoded by the coding sequence ATGCGCTGGCGCCTGTCGCCAAAGGCTGCTGAAGACCTTGAGGCGCTCGGCGATTTCATTGCAAAGGACGATCCCGTCGCGGCGATCCGGTTCATCGACCGGATACATGAACGCTTGCAGGCCCCCACCGCCGTTCCGGAATCAGGAGCCCGGCGTGACGACATCCGGCCAGGGCTGCGCATGATCCTGGTCGGCCGATACCTCATCCTCTACCGCGTGGCGGAAATGGTGGAGGTGATCCGCATCGTGCACGGCCATCGCCGCATCACGTCCGACGACGCCTGA
- the rnr gene encoding ribonuclease R, with product MPRTKKDAPFPTKDQVLEFIKDSPTPVGKREIARAFHITGENRVLLKHLLKELEGEGQVEKGEGRRLAPPAALPPVGVVVVTDIDSDGETIARPQNWPHEDEPAPKIFMRPEKRGHPSLAVGDRALARLSRLSDGTYAGSTIRKLDGGPREAQIVGTYELARDGGRLRPAERRAKAEFAITPENAGGAKPGQIVLAELLPSSRMGLKQARVVEVLGSLEEPRTVSLIAIHQNGIPTTFPRAAIEEAEAAEEPSLEGRTDLRDFPLVTIDGPDARDFDDAVFAEADADPNNPGGWHLLVAIADVSFYVRPGSALDRSAFDRGNSCYFPDRVVPMLPEQLSNELCSLKPQVNRACLAVHMWIDKDGNLKRHKFVRGLMRSAARLTYEQVQAARDGQPDETTGPLMGNVIDPLYGAFEVLARARAQRGTLELDLPERKVRLDEAGHIVEISVRERLDSHRLIEEFMILANVAAAEALEARSAPVMYRVHAEPARDKLEPLSEFLKTMGYSLPRGQVMKPENFTRILEKAAGSAESELISTVILRAQAQAVYQPENIGHFGLSLVRYAHFTSPIRRYADLVVHRSLVRAYKLGDGGLTDEEAGRMDGIGEHISMTERRAATAERDAMDRYVAAYLSERVGAIFTGKVGGVTRFGLFVTLSETGADGLVPVSSLPDDFYDHHEAMHCLIGRRTGRTFRLGTQVKVRLMEADPIAGSMVFHLVDPEAAALPPGEAPAFSPLRTGKGKRRFQAPMPEGLNRPKPARRRR from the coding sequence GTGCCCCGGACCAAGAAAGATGCCCCCTTCCCCACCAAGGACCAGGTCCTGGAGTTCATCAAGGACAGCCCCACGCCCGTGGGCAAGCGGGAGATCGCGCGCGCTTTCCATATCACGGGCGAGAACCGCGTGCTGTTGAAGCACCTGCTGAAGGAGCTGGAGGGCGAAGGGCAGGTGGAGAAGGGCGAGGGGCGGAGGCTGGCCCCGCCGGCCGCCCTGCCCCCGGTGGGCGTCGTGGTGGTCACCGACATCGATTCCGACGGGGAGACCATCGCCCGGCCGCAGAACTGGCCGCACGAGGACGAGCCGGCGCCGAAGATCTTCATGCGGCCGGAAAAGCGCGGCCATCCGTCCCTGGCCGTGGGCGACCGTGCGCTGGCGCGGTTGTCGCGCCTGTCGGACGGAACCTATGCCGGCAGCACCATCCGCAAGCTGGATGGCGGCCCCCGGGAAGCGCAGATCGTCGGCACCTACGAGCTGGCGCGCGATGGCGGGCGGCTGCGCCCGGCGGAGCGGCGGGCCAAGGCCGAGTTCGCCATCACGCCCGAGAATGCCGGTGGGGCCAAGCCCGGCCAGATCGTGCTGGCGGAACTCCTCCCCTCCTCCCGCATGGGGCTGAAGCAGGCGCGAGTGGTGGAGGTGCTGGGCAGCCTGGAGGAGCCGCGCACCGTCTCCCTGATCGCCATCCACCAGAACGGCATCCCCACCACCTTCCCCCGCGCCGCCATCGAGGAGGCCGAAGCGGCGGAGGAGCCTTCGCTGGAAGGCCGTACCGACCTGCGCGACTTCCCGCTGGTCACCATCGATGGGCCGGATGCCCGCGATTTCGACGATGCCGTGTTCGCGGAGGCGGATGCCGATCCGAACAATCCGGGCGGTTGGCATCTGCTGGTCGCCATCGCGGACGTGTCCTTCTATGTCCGCCCCGGTTCGGCGCTGGACCGGTCGGCCTTCGACCGGGGCAATAGCTGCTACTTCCCCGACCGTGTCGTGCCCATGCTGCCGGAGCAGCTTTCCAACGAGCTGTGCAGCCTGAAGCCGCAGGTGAACCGCGCCTGCCTGGCCGTGCATATGTGGATCGACAAGGACGGGAACCTGAAGCGGCACAAGTTCGTGCGCGGCCTGATGCGCTCCGCCGCACGCCTGACCTACGAGCAGGTGCAGGCTGCCCGGGACGGCCAGCCGGACGAGACCACCGGCCCGCTGATGGGGAATGTGATCGACCCGCTCTACGGCGCCTTCGAGGTGCTGGCACGGGCGCGGGCGCAGCGCGGAACGCTGGAACTGGACCTGCCCGAGCGGAAGGTGAGGCTGGACGAGGCCGGGCACATCGTCGAGATCAGCGTGCGGGAGCGCCTGGACAGCCACCGGCTGATCGAGGAGTTCATGATCCTGGCCAATGTCGCGGCGGCCGAAGCGCTGGAGGCCCGCAGCGCCCCGGTCATGTACCGCGTCCATGCCGAGCCGGCGCGCGACAAGCTGGAGCCGCTGTCGGAGTTCCTGAAGACCATGGGATACAGCCTGCCCCGCGGGCAGGTCATGAAGCCGGAGAACTTCACCCGCATCCTGGAGAAGGCCGCCGGCAGCGCGGAGAGCGAGCTGATCAGCACCGTGATCCTGCGCGCCCAGGCCCAGGCCGTGTACCAGCCGGAGAACATCGGGCATTTCGGCCTGTCCCTGGTCCGCTACGCCCATTTCACCAGCCCGATCCGGCGCTATGCCGACCTGGTCGTCCACCGGTCCCTGGTCCGCGCCTACAAGCTGGGCGACGGCGGGCTGACGGATGAGGAGGCCGGGCGCATGGACGGCATCGGCGAACACATCTCCATGACCGAGCGGCGGGCCGCCACGGCGGAGCGGGACGCCATGGACCGCTACGTCGCCGCATATTTGTCGGAGCGCGTCGGCGCCATCTTCACCGGCAAGGTCGGCGGGGTGACCCGGTTCGGCCTGTTCGTGACGCTGAGCGAGACCGGGGCCGACGGGCTGGTGCCGGTCAGTTCCCTGCCCGACGACTTCTATGACCACCACGAGGCCATGCACTGCCTGATCGGGCGGCGCACCGGCCGAACCTTCCGGCTGGGCACGCAGGTGAAGGTGCGGCTGATGGAGGCGGACCCCATCGCCGGCTCCATGGTCTTCCATCTGGTGGACCCGGAAGCCGCGGCCCTGCCGCCGGGGGAAGCGCCCGCCTTCAGCCCGTTGCGCACGGGAAAGGGAAAGCGCCGGTTCCAGGCGCCGATGCCGGAAGGGCTGAACCGTCCGAAGCCGGCACGACGCCGTCGGTAG
- a CDS encoding S41 family peptidase translates to MLRRLTPAVLSLALIVGCAADYVPGSGALSARERILGEHIFSVGYSRIADYYLAPVDLRQLTLDGLQGLVERDPAIGMETSGGVLRLTVRGHRVGEIALPDRNTPGPWAEVTSRAIERLRAHSSALAALGREETYQLVFESIVRDLDEYSRYTSAERATYERSQREGYGGVGLALQQEDGRHMIAEVTPGGPAAEAGIRSGELVLAIDGDLTDGLSADKVGELLRGHAGSVVMLTVGSTLAESRRLPVRRDWIVPNTVEASRDGHIGIVRIDRFNAATERNLRDALLRMARDPEGAPSGYVLDLRGNPGGKLDQAIAVADLFMRTGRILDTRGRHPDSMQHFEAAPDDVLNGAPMVVLVDGRSASAAEIVAAALQDSARAVIVGASSFGKGSVQTVTQLPNDGELFLTWSRFYAPSGYTLHRQGVQPTVCTSKDARSADEVLLSMVAGAIPPAAALALWRTRAPEDEEALTRLRESCPWKEHAPEIDLDVAKALLETPSLYRRALGMTQTNIAERQASAPSPEGVAGAFVP, encoded by the coding sequence ATGCTGCGCCGCCTGACGCCCGCCGTCCTGTCTCTTGCGCTGATCGTCGGATGCGCGGCTGACTATGTGCCCGGGTCGGGTGCCCTCTCGGCGCGGGAGCGCATACTGGGGGAGCACATCTTCTCCGTCGGCTACAGCCGGATCGCGGACTACTACCTGGCCCCGGTGGATCTGCGCCAACTTACGCTGGATGGGCTTCAGGGGCTGGTCGAGCGCGATCCCGCCATCGGCATGGAAACCTCCGGCGGCGTGCTGCGCCTCACGGTCCGCGGCCACAGGGTGGGAGAGATCGCGCTTCCCGACCGGAACACGCCCGGCCCTTGGGCGGAGGTTACCTCCCGCGCGATTGAGCGGCTGCGGGCCCATTCCTCGGCTCTGGCTGCGCTGGGTCGGGAAGAGACATACCAACTCGTCTTCGAATCCATCGTCCGCGATCTGGACGAGTACAGCCGCTACACCTCCGCCGAACGGGCGACCTACGAACGCTCCCAGCGGGAGGGATATGGCGGTGTCGGCCTCGCCCTGCAGCAGGAGGACGGCCGGCATATGATCGCCGAGGTAACGCCCGGCGGCCCGGCGGCGGAAGCGGGAATCCGGAGCGGCGAGCTGGTTCTGGCTATCGACGGGGATCTCACCGACGGGCTGAGCGCGGACAAGGTCGGCGAGCTTCTGCGCGGCCATGCCGGATCGGTGGTGATGCTGACGGTGGGCTCCACCCTGGCGGAAAGCCGCCGCCTGCCCGTGCGACGGGACTGGATCGTGCCAAACACCGTCGAGGCCAGCCGGGACGGCCATATCGGGATCGTCAGGATCGACCGCTTCAATGCTGCGACCGAGCGGAACCTGCGCGATGCGCTGCTGAGGATGGCGCGCGATCCCGAGGGCGCGCCCAGCGGCTATGTGCTGGACCTGCGCGGCAATCCCGGCGGCAAGCTGGATCAGGCTATCGCGGTGGCCGACCTTTTCATGCGGACCGGGCGCATTCTGGACACGCGCGGCCGCCACCCCGACAGCATGCAGCATTTCGAGGCTGCGCCGGACGACGTTCTCAACGGCGCGCCGATGGTGGTGCTGGTCGATGGCCGGTCGGCTTCGGCGGCGGAGATCGTGGCGGCGGCCCTGCAGGACTCGGCCCGCGCCGTCATCGTGGGCGCCAGTTCGTTCGGAAAGGGCAGCGTCCAGACCGTGACCCAACTGCCCAACGATGGCGAGCTGTTCCTCACCTGGTCGCGCTTCTACGCGCCCAGCGGCTACACCCTTCACCGGCAAGGCGTTCAACCGACTGTCTGCACCAGCAAGGATGCGCGGTCGGCCGATGAGGTGCTGTTGAGCATGGTGGCCGGCGCCATACCGCCGGCGGCAGCCCTGGCGCTTTGGCGCACCCGCGCGCCAGAGGATGAGGAGGCGCTGACCCGGCTGCGGGAATCATGTCCCTGGAAGGAGCACGCGCCGGAGATCGACCTGGACGTCGCCAAAGCCCTGCTGGAAACGCCATCGCTCTACCGCCGTGCGCTGGGTATGACGCAGACCAACATCGCGGAGCGGCAGGCCTCCGCACCGTCCCCGGAGGGGGTGGCCGGCGCATTCGTCCCTTGA
- the rpmG gene encoding 50S ribosomal protein L33: MAKQNTVLIKMISSADTGYFYVKKKNPRKTTEKLEFNKYDPVARKHVPFKESKMK; encoded by the coding sequence ATGGCGAAGCAGAATACCGTGCTGATCAAGATGATCAGCTCCGCTGATACCGGGTACTTCTATGTGAAGAAGAAGAACCCCCGCAAGACGACCGAGAAGCTTGAGTTCAACAAGTACGATCCGGTCGCGCGCAAGCATGTTCCGTTCAAGGAATCCAAGATGAAGTGA
- a CDS encoding PleD family two-component system response regulator, whose protein sequence is MSARVLVVDDVLPNVKLLAAKLTREYFDVVTANSGPEALERIRSHAPDIVLLDVMMPGMDGFEVCEKIRSDPATMHIPVVMVTALSDVSDRVRGLQAGADDFLTKPVNDVALFARVRSLVRLKMMMDEWRLRESTSGQLGMLVSTDSMQNQSAEGARVLVVEDSAIDLDKLTETLGRDRALVKTAESCAAGLELALAEEFELVVISLTLMREDGLRLCSQLRSQERTRQVPILLLADEADMDRVAKGLELGANDYLIKPIDRNELLARTRTQVRRKRYQDRLRANYEQSLSLALTDSLTGLFNRRYLSAHLPRLLDRGGGNNKPVAALLFDIDHFKVVNDSWGHGVGDEVLKDVANRASRNLRNFDLVARLGGEEFVVIMPDTDLAQASMVAERLRRRIADEPFKVSAPVGEIQVTVSMGVAVADGRPGPDGRPETGDSLLRRADMALYQAKRAGRNLVICDQDAEAAMPGSDAAPNPQTA, encoded by the coding sequence ATGTCGGCTCGGGTTCTGGTCGTAGATGACGTACTGCCCAACGTGAAGCTGCTCGCGGCGAAGCTGACGCGCGAGTACTTTGACGTTGTTACGGCTAACAGCGGGCCGGAAGCTTTGGAGCGGATTCGCAGCCATGCACCGGATATCGTGCTGCTGGACGTCATGATGCCCGGCATGGACGGGTTCGAGGTCTGCGAGAAGATCCGTTCCGACCCGGCGACGATGCACATCCCGGTGGTCATGGTCACGGCGCTGTCCGACGTCTCCGACCGGGTGCGCGGCCTTCAGGCCGGAGCCGACGATTTCCTGACCAAGCCGGTCAACGACGTGGCGCTGTTCGCCCGCGTCCGCTCACTCGTTCGCCTGAAGATGATGATGGACGAATGGCGCCTGCGGGAGAGCACGTCCGGGCAGCTCGGCATGCTCGTCTCCACCGACAGCATGCAGAACCAGAGCGCCGAGGGCGCCCGTGTCCTGGTGGTTGAGGACAGCGCCATCGATCTGGACAAGCTCACCGAGACGCTGGGCCGCGACCGCGCGCTGGTCAAGACGGCCGAGAGCTGTGCTGCCGGGCTGGAGCTGGCGCTGGCCGAGGAGTTCGAGCTGGTCGTGATCAGCCTCACCCTGATGCGGGAAGACGGGCTGCGCCTCTGCTCCCAGCTCCGCAGCCAGGAGCGGACTCGACAGGTGCCGATCCTGCTGTTGGCCGACGAGGCAGACATGGACCGGGTGGCCAAGGGGCTGGAGCTGGGCGCCAATGACTACCTGATCAAGCCGATCGACCGGAACGAGCTGCTGGCCCGCACCCGCACGCAGGTTCGCCGCAAGCGCTACCAGGACCGGCTGCGCGCGAATTACGAGCAGTCCCTGTCGCTGGCGCTGACCGACAGCCTGACCGGACTGTTCAACCGGCGCTACCTGTCCGCCCACCTGCCGCGCCTGCTGGACAGGGGGGGCGGGAACAACAAGCCCGTGGCCGCCCTGCTGTTCGACATCGACCACTTCAAGGTGGTCAACGACAGCTGGGGGCATGGCGTCGGCGACGAGGTGCTGAAGGACGTCGCCAACCGCGCCAGCCGCAACCTGCGCAATTTCGACCTCGTCGCCCGCCTGGGCGGGGAGGAATTCGTGGTGATCATGCCCGACACGGACCTGGCCCAGGCCTCCATGGTGGCGGAGCGGCTGCGCCGGCGTATCGCGGACGAGCCCTTCAAGGTCTCCGCCCCGGTTGGGGAAATCCAGGTGACGGTCAGCATGGGCGTTGCCGTCGCCGATGGCAGGCCGGGACCAGACGGGCGGCCGGAAACCGGCGACAGCCTGCTGCGCCGTGCCGATATGGCGCTGTACCAGGCCAAGCGCGCTGGCCGCAATCTGGTCATCTGCGACCAGGATGCCGAGGCGGCCATGCCGGGGAGCGATGCCGCTCCCAACCCGCAGACAGCCTGA
- a CDS encoding response regulator: MCAETIVVGSFGGVIAPSKRVLIVEDNELNMKLFHDLLEAHGYTTLQTKDGMDALRLARQHRPDLILMDIQLPSISGLEVAKWIKEDEELRTIPVIAVTAFAMKGDEEKIREGGCEDYIAKPISVANFLQTVKQFLG; encoded by the coding sequence ATGTGTGCCGAGACGATAGTGGTAGGCTCTTTCGGCGGCGTGATCGCCCCCTCCAAGCGGGTGCTGATCGTCGAGGATAACGAGCTGAACATGAAGCTTTTTCATGATCTTCTGGAGGCGCACGGCTATACGACCCTGCAGACGAAGGACGGAATGGACGCTCTGCGCTTGGCGCGGCAACATCGTCCCGACCTGATCCTGATGGACATCCAGCTGCCAAGCATATCAGGCCTGGAGGTTGCCAAATGGATCAAGGAGGATGAGGAGCTCCGCACGATTCCCGTCATTGCCGTCACGGCCTTCGCCATGAAGGGGGATGAGGAAAAAATCCGCGAAGGCGGCTGTGAGGATTATATCGCCAAACCGATCTCGGTGGCGAACTTCCTCCAGACCGTCAAGCAGTTCCTAGGATGA